The following are encoded together in the Cicer arietinum cultivar CDC Frontier isolate Library 1 chromosome 2, Cicar.CDCFrontier_v2.0, whole genome shotgun sequence genome:
- the LOC101489360 gene encoding AAA-ATPase At3g28540-like: MSPYMHITFPESVSRQCLQRSDAYSCILTYLSANSLENSKRLKAEVVANSQTPLVLTMEDAEEIEDKFQGVKVWWFSHNTPNDSNDKIYLTLTFHKNYRELITTSYIKHVLEEGKAIKLKNRKLKLYTNNPSNDWWKPRSSKWSQTTFEHPATFETLAMDQEKKEEIIDDLIKFKSGKDYYAKVGKAWKRGYLLYGPPGTGKSTMISAIANFMNYNVYDLELTTIKDNNELKRLLIATSSQSIIVIEDIDCSIDLTGQRTKDEKEDKDGNGKESNVTLSGLLNFIDGIWSACGSERIIIFTTNFVDKLDPALIRRGRMDKHIEMSYCSYQAFKVLAKNYWDNDSDHVLFPIIQKLLGEVNMSPADVAENLMPKSITDHFGTRLENLIKSLERAKEKTEKRDKEAEMEQCLEESSV; the protein is encoded by the coding sequence ATGTCCCCTTACATGCATATAACCTTCCCTGAGTCTGTATCACGACAGTGCCTCCAACGCAGCGACGCTTACTCATGCATCCTAACATATCTCAGTGCAAATTCATTGGAAAATTCCAAAAGACTTAAAGCTGAAGTTGTTGCAAATAGCCAAACTCCACTTGTCCTTACAATGGAGGACGCTGAAGAGATTGAAGATAAATTCCAAGGGGTAAAAGTTTGGTGGTTTTCTCATAACACTCCTAATGattcaaatgataaaatatatttaacactaACTTTCCATAAAAATTACCGTGAACTCATCACTACCTCTTATATCAAACATGTGTTGGAAGAAGGAAAAGCTATTAAATTGAAGAACAGGAAGCTTAAGCTTTACACAAACAACCCTAGCAATGATTGGTGGAAACCAAGAAGCAGCAAGTGGAGCCAAACAACTTTTGAACACCCTGCAACATTTGAAACACTTGCTATGGACCAAGAGAAGAAAGAAGAGATTATAGATGATCTTATTAAGTTCAAATCAGGAAAAGATTACTATGCTAAAGTTGGAAAGGCTTGGAAACGTGGTTATCTACTTTATGGACCGCCAGGAACTGGAAAATCTACTATGATATCTGCTATTGCTAATTTTATGAACTATAATGTTTATGATCTTGAGCTAACAACTATCAAGGATAACAATGAGTTGAAAAGACTTTTGATTGCGACGTCGAGCCAATCCATTATTGTAATTGAGGACATTGATTGTTCTATTGATCTCACTGGCCAAAGGACAAAGGATGAGAAGGAAGACAAAGATGGTAATGGTAAAGAAAGTAATGTAACTCTTTCTGGTTTGTTGAATTTTATTGATGGAATTTGGTCTGCATGTGGAAGTGAGAGGATCATAATTTTCACAACAAATTTTGTGGACAAACTTGATCCTGCTCTTATTAGGAGGGGAAGGATGGATAAGCATATTGAAATGTCTTATTGTAGCTATCAAGCTTTCAAGGTTCTTGCAAAGAACTATTGGGATAATGATTCTGATCATGTTTTGTTTccaattattcaaaaattattgGGAGAGGTCAATATGTCTCCTGCTGATGTTGCTGAGAATTTGATGCCAAAGTCAATTACTGATCATTTTGGGACTCGCTTGGAGAATCTAATTA